The Onthophagus taurus isolate NC chromosome 2, IU_Otau_3.0, whole genome shotgun sequence genome includes a window with the following:
- the LOC111413413 gene encoding chymotrypsin-2-like, whose product MKLFVVFATLLACALAGPMVRVDPNLDWRIVGGSNAASGQFPFMVSQRSGSTTSHMCGGTIINNRWILSAAHCLTGSGAITFVAGSHLILTGGVRFAVSRRLIHANYNPTLISNDVGVVQLASAISFGNLIQPIALESGNVGAVAATVVGWGRIQTGGAIPNNLQWLNLNSITVADCQNRHSHPVFANNICSLAPNGQGICQGDSGGPLLRRGTNIQLGIASWVIPCARGWPDVFARVSSFLPWINNAITS is encoded by the exons ATGAAGCTTTTCGTTGTTTTTGCGACATTGTTGGCTTGCGCCCTcg ctgGACCTATGGTCCGCGTGGACCCAAACCTTGATTGGCGCATCGTTGGAGGTTCTAACGCTGCATCTGGTCAATTTCCTTTCATGGTCTCCCAAAGAAGTGGTTCGACCACCAGTCATATGTGTGGTGGTACTATTATTAACAATAGGTGGATCTTGTCTGCTGCACATTGTCTTACCgg ttcCGGAGCTATTACTTTCGTAGCTGGTTCTCATTTGATTTTAACTGGAGGTGTTCGTTTTGCGGTTTCCAGACGTCTTATTCACGCCAATTACAACCCAACTTTAATCTCCAACGATGTTGGTGTAGTTCAATTAGCCAGCGCCATATCTTTTGGTAACCTTATCCAACCAATTGCTTTGGAAAGTGGCAATGTTGGAGCTGTTGCCGCTACCGTAGTCGGTTGGGGAAGAATCCAAACTGGAGGAGCTATTCCTAATAATCTCCAATGGTTGAATTTGAACTCCATCACTGTCGCTGATTGTCAAAATAGACATAGTCACCCCGTATTCGCTAACAACATTTGCTCGCTCGCTCCCAACGGTCAAGGTATTTGCCAAGGTGATTCTGGTGGCCCACTTCTTCGTCGTGGAACTAATATTCAACTTGGTATTGCATCATGGGTTATTCCATGTGCTCGTGGATGGCCAGATGTATTCGCTAGAGTTTCCTCCTTCTTACCTTGGATTAATAACGCTATTACCtcttaa